One genomic segment of Brassica napus cultivar Da-Ae chromosome A3, Da-Ae, whole genome shotgun sequence includes these proteins:
- the LOC125607239 gene encoding uncharacterized protein LOC125607239, whose protein sequence is MEVLCICGQWISKESLQWEFLVDLKRNASIISIEEDLLYEDLMKIVSEDFSVKEEEISLSYGFSLDKKCIIESFPPLSIGVSTVPLNDLPDFSTDSASCVSTVPLNALPDFSPVHIGLSPNTRVAGDIKVNSYFKTKRELMLRMKKWALEWKFEYKTVSSNKSRVLLSCVDENCTWRMRAIKLPVSDFFVVKKYVHEHTCDTTHRKANHRQASAKLLGSLISSNYGEKKEGLKPKQIIEQVRMLHGVHINYKQAWRVREEAQILVRGTPEDSYYNLSRWLYKITETNPGSLTYQHVDAAGKFKYAFVAFGPSIRGFSLMRRVIAVDGTFLKGKFNGTLLAACAQDGNYHLYPLAFAVVDAENGASWKWFFRGLSQKIPDASDLVFVSDRANSISSALEDVYPLSHHGICRIHLLRNITPTYAKTGLLPLVESAADAYTCHEFWLIFKDIKDKCPELAKYLEESDFRKWARSYAPANRYNIMTTNIAESLNSMLKMPRELPIISLLETIRLTMTTWFFERREAAAKHKHLVTPKVVQKLVSRLGAAMLLNVYQVDRSEFEVKDETMKFVVDLEKRHCTCNVFDIDKIPCIHAIAAAKHIKRDENRFVDASHLTETWAKAYAESIHPGGELSTSTYPENIDELSCPPPATKKKSGRPPTKRKRSVGEFGVPGSKSQSHKCSRCGTGGHNKITCQRPIG, encoded by the exons ATGGAAGTTTTGTGCATCTGTGGACAATGGATCTCAAAAGAATCTCTCCAGTGGGAGTTTCTTGTTGATTTGAAGAGGAATGCATCAATCATTTCCATAGAAGAAGATCTACTGTATGAAGATTTGATGAAGATTGTCTCTGAAGATTTTAGTGTTAAAGAGGAAGAAATCAGTTTGAGTTATGGTTTTTCATTGGATAAGAAATGTATTATTGAAAGTTTCCCCCCACTCTCGATAG GTGTTTCTACAGTTCCTCTGAATGATCTTCCGGATTTTAGTACTGATTCAGCTAGCT GTGTTTCTACAGTTCCTCTGAATGCTCTTCCGGATTTTAGCCCTGTCCATATTGGACTTTCACCAAACACGAGAGTAGCTGGCGATATTAAGGTGAATAGCTATTTTAAGACAAAGAGAGAGTtgatgttgaggatgaagaaatgggcTTTAGAGTGGAAGTTTGAGTACAAGACTGTCTCTTCTAACAAGTCAAGAGTGCTTTTGAGTTGTGTTGATGAAAATTGCACGTGGAGGATGCGTGCTATCAAGCTACctgtttcagattttttcgtTGTTAAAAAGTATGTTCATGAGCATACATGCGATACAACACACAGGAAAGCCAACCACAGACAAGCATCTGCAAAGTTGTTGGGTTCTTTGATTTCCAGCAATTATGGAGAAAAAAAGGAAGGTCTCAAACCGAAACAGATCATTGAACAGGTCAGGATGCTGCATGGTGTTCACATCAATTACAAACAAGCTTGGAGAGTGAGAGAAGAAGCTCAGATTTTGGTTAGAGGGACTCCTGAAGACAGCTATTACAATTTGTCTAGGTGGTTGTATAAAATCACAGAAACAAACCCTGGTTCCTTGACTTATCAACATGTTGATGCTGCAGGAAAGTTCAAGTATGCATTTGTGGCTTTTGGTCCATCGATAAGGGGATTCTCATTGATGAGGAGAGTTATTGCAGTAGATGGTACATTTCTGAAGGGAAAATTCAATGGGACTTTATTGGCAGCTTGTGCTCAAGATGGGAATTATCATCTATATCCTCTCGCCTTTGCAGTGGTTGACGCAGAAAACGGCGCCTCTTGGAAATGGTTCTTTAGAGGTTTGAGCCAGAAGATCCCGGACGCTTCGGATCTTGTTTTTGTATCAGACAGGGCTAACTCCATTTCTTCAGCGTTGGAGGATGTATATCCCTTATCTCACCATGGAATTTGCAGGATCCATCTGCTCCGCAACATCACTCCTACATATGCGAAGACTGGGTTGCTACCTCTGGTGGAAAGCGCTGCTGATGCCTATACGTGTCACGAGTTCTGGTTAATCTTCAAGGACATAAAGGATAAATGTCCTGAATTGGCTAAGTATCTGGAAGAGTCTGATTTTAGGAAGTGGGCACGAAGCTATGCGCCTGCGAACAGGTATAATATCATGACTACCAACATTGCAGAGTCTCTCAATTCTATGTTGAAGATGCCTCGTGAGTTGCCCATTATCTCTCTCCTTGAAACTATCAGATTGACGATGACCACTTGGTTTTTTGAGCGACGCGAAGCGGCTGCGAAACATAAGCACCTGGTTACTCCAAAAGTTGTGCAGAAATTGGTATCTAGGTTAGGGGCCGCAATGTTGTTGAATGTGTATCAAGTTGATCGAAGCGAGTTTGAGGTGAAGGATGAAACAATGAAGTTTGTTGTTGACTTGGAGAAGCGGCATTGCACATGTAATGTTTTCGACATTGACAAGATCCCCTGCATCCATGCCATCGCTGCTGCTAAGCATATCAAGAGAGATGAAAACCGTTTTGTTGATGCTTCTCACTTGACAGAAACGTGGGCTAAAGCTTATGCTGAAAGCATACATCCTGGTGGAGAGTTGTCAACGTCCACCTATCCAGAGAATATTGATGAACTGTCTTGCCCACCTCCagctaccaaaaagaaaagtggACGCCCTcctacaaagagaaagagatccgtTGGCGAGTTTGGGGTTCCTGGATCTAAATCTCAGTCCCACAAGTGCAGCAGATGTGGCACAGGAGGGCACAACAAGATCACATGCCAGAGGCCTATAGGATGA
- the LOC106345266 gene encoding transcription factor BEE 2-like produces MDYISPQTYNSTLSLSLSLALNPIRKDKSSKFLNLLSMDLTGLKWLQQHQQMVSPEFLQILGSDGREELRRVESYLGNNLDELQNFRPGYDTIDGCISRTSSFQMEPVKSNEENRVVALQNKRKPEGKRETREKKKKIKAEDETESSMKGNSDMSNTETSSDVLKQDYIHVRARRGEATDRHSLAERARREKISKKMKCLQDIVPGCNKVTGKAGMLDEIINYVQSLQQQVEFLSMKLSFLNPQLEFHIHELSSMMADQRSFPLHQQGSLDYSVINSNQTTSLNALKMETSLSWDVHSQCLYNNLRTDSVFSFFSLK; encoded by the exons ATGGATTACATTTCTCCCCAGACATACAACTCAactctctctttgtctctctcttTAGCTTTAAACCCCATAAGAAAAGATAAGAGCTCTAAGTTTCTTAACCTTCTCTCCATGGACTTGACTGGACTTAAATGGCTGCAACAACACCAACAAATGGTTTCACCTGAGTTTCTTCAGATACTTGGCTCAGATGGTAGAGAAGAGCTCAGAAGGGTTGAGAGTTACTTGGGAAACAATCTTGATGAGTTGCAGAATTTCAGACCGGGTTATGATACTATTGATGGCTGCATCTCCAGGACAAGTAGCTTCCAAATGGAACCAGTGAAAAGCAATGAAGAAAACAGAGTCGTTGCCTTGCAGAACAAGAGAAAACCTGAG ggtaagagagaaacaagagagaagaagaagaagatcaaagcAGAGGATGAAACAGAGTCAAGCATGAAAGGAAACTCAGACATGAGCAACACAGAGACATCCTCAGACGTTCTGAAACAAGATTACATCCATGTGAGAGCTAGAAGAGGTGAAGCCACTGACAGACATAGCTTAGCAGAAAGG GCAAGGAGAGAAAAGATAAGCAAGAAGATGAAATGTCTTCAAGACATTGTTCCTGGATGCAACAAAGTAACTGGTAAAGCCGGTATGCTTGATGAGATCATCAACTACGTCCAATCTCTGCAGCAACAAGTCGAGTTCTTGTCCATGAAACTCTCCTTCTTGAATCCACAGCTTGAGTTTCATATCCATGAATTGTCATCCATGATGGCGGATCAAAGATCTTTTCCATTacaccagcaaggatctctagaTTACTCGGTCATAAACTCAAACCAAACCACATCTCTCAACGCTCTT AAAATGGAGACATCTTTAAGCTGGGATGTTCACTCACAGTGTCTTTACAACAACTTGAGAACCGATTCAGTTTTCAGTTTTTTCAGCCTCAAGTAA